A part of Desulfovibrio inopinatus DSM 10711 genomic DNA contains:
- the hgcB gene encoding mercury methylation ferredoxin HgcB has product MNDFRYLDNVSTLVLDPAACVGCGMCEIVCPHGVLRVEDRMAVIVDHDACMECGACALNCPTHALTVTPGVGCASYLIQTWFKKDNSKGTACC; this is encoded by the coding sequence ATGAATGATTTTCGGTATCTCGATAACGTTTCTACGCTTGTCCTTGATCCTGCAGCCTGTGTGGGCTGTGGGATGTGTGAAATCGTCTGCCCACATGGTGTCTTACGTGTTGAAGACAGAATGGCCGTGATTGTGGACCATGACGCTTGCATGGAATGCGGAGCCTGCGCTTTGAACTGCCCCACACACGCTCTGACCGTCACCCCGGGCGTGGGGTGCGCCTCGTATCTCATTCAGACGTGGTTCAAAAAGGATAATTCCAAAGGGACGGCCTGTTGCTGA
- a CDS encoding universal stress protein: protein MEKPIEKSLLLTISDDHTASSNLRFIDHFFGSPCEFHFTLFYVAPRSSVSGYDPLDPGAATLLELDKRKRSKGHEYLEIARSWLASHMCDPSRVKKKLIHTSMGPVPEIIHEGHQGMYDAVVLGRRGLGWFTELVEDSVSHQILWRQIDFPIWICREHEFSARKNVLLCLGDAGPSIRMADHVGFMLSGMDRHRVTLFHVDNGKMSPDEAERVFEEARGALLSNHIDESLIDRKVVKAKSAADTILKESVDNDYAVVAVGRQAGAPSAMDKLFPGSVSTSLLRKITRSALWVSK, encoded by the coding sequence ATGGAAAAACCCATCGAAAAAAGTCTGCTGTTGACCATTTCAGATGACCATACCGCGTCGAGCAATCTGCGCTTCATTGATCATTTTTTCGGAAGTCCGTGTGAATTTCATTTTACCTTGTTTTATGTCGCCCCGCGCTCCTCTGTATCGGGGTATGACCCTCTTGATCCAGGAGCCGCAACACTTCTCGAGCTGGATAAACGAAAAAGATCCAAAGGGCATGAATACCTCGAAATCGCTCGTTCCTGGCTTGCATCTCATATGTGCGACCCCAGCCGTGTGAAAAAGAAACTTATTCACACGAGCATGGGACCTGTCCCGGAAATCATCCACGAAGGGCATCAAGGCATGTATGATGCCGTTGTCCTCGGTCGACGTGGGCTCGGGTGGTTTACCGAGCTGGTGGAAGACAGTGTTTCTCATCAAATTTTATGGCGTCAGATTGATTTTCCCATTTGGATTTGTCGGGAACATGAATTTTCAGCACGAAAGAATGTGTTGCTATGTCTAGGAGACGCTGGACCAAGTATTCGTATGGCCGACCATGTCGGATTCATGCTTTCGGGAATGGATCGCCATCGCGTCACCTTGTTTCATGTTGATAATGGTAAAATGTCACCGGATGAAGCCGAGCGGGTTTTCGAAGAAGCTCGGGGGGCACTCCTCTCGAATCATATCGACGAAAGTTTGATCGACCGCAAAGTGGTGAAAGCCAAATCGGCAGCAGACACAATCCTTAAAGAGTCCGTCGACAATGATTATGCCGTCGTGGCCGTTGGCCGACAGGCCGGCGCACCGTCAGCTATGGATAAGCTTTTCCCCGGGTCGGTCAGCACCAGTTTGTTACGGAAAATCACTCGAAGTGCCCTCTGGGTAAGCAAGTAG
- a CDS encoding GGDEF domain-containing protein, translated as MKKHPSPPKDISSDKSMCSEVLCNTLSKLGVPREAKWRALILYMRSIKDYDFLTDSQKSKIQNLVVDVLKKRDFSEERFHSIVMEKELIFNEPWNEKLLNAVRETTELIERFQKILFRRRNDVSELKDRTVHKIETAESIEEAIGDIKQGFQDLFRAMAEDAEQLDKISKTDGLTKLDNRRAFDERLESALQTARESDRPLSLLMMDIDHFKKFNDTYGHLIGDQALTTVAKVIQTICKDLADQDHKTTFAARYGGEEFTLLMPDTDLLEACDIAELIRRKVETYNFIIRDPDGKIINAGLKITISIGAAQFDPQWDGNVLDKLIDMADRGLYKAKELGRNRVQEYPPNTAGMYC; from the coding sequence ATGAAGAAACACCCCTCCCCCCCGAAAGACATTTCCTCCGACAAGTCAATGTGTTCGGAAGTCCTTTGCAACACATTGAGCAAGCTCGGTGTTCCGCGTGAAGCGAAGTGGAGGGCTCTCATTTTATATATGCGAAGTATAAAGGATTATGATTTTCTAACGGATTCTCAAAAAAGTAAAATTCAAAATCTTGTTGTGGATGTTTTGAAAAAGCGAGATTTTTCGGAGGAACGATTTCATAGCATTGTCATGGAAAAAGAACTGATTTTCAATGAGCCATGGAATGAAAAACTTCTCAATGCTGTCCGAGAAACAACGGAACTTATAGAACGATTTCAGAAAATTCTTTTTCGCCGCCGAAATGATGTCTCCGAGCTCAAAGACCGGACTGTGCATAAAATCGAAACGGCCGAGAGCATTGAAGAGGCCATTGGCGACATCAAGCAAGGATTTCAAGATCTCTTTCGAGCGATGGCAGAAGACGCCGAACAGCTTGATAAAATTAGCAAAACAGACGGCCTGACCAAACTCGACAACCGACGTGCATTTGACGAACGTTTAGAGTCGGCGTTGCAAACAGCACGTGAATCCGATCGTCCACTCTCCCTTTTGATGATGGATATCGATCACTTCAAAAAATTCAACGATACGTATGGGCATCTCATCGGCGACCAGGCTTTAACAACCGTCGCGAAGGTTATTCAAACAATTTGTAAAGACTTGGCCGACCAGGACCACAAAACAACATTTGCAGCTCGCTATGGAGGAGAAGAATTCACTCTCCTCATGCCCGATACGGATCTCCTTGAGGCCTGTGATATTGCGGAACTCATCAGGCGCAAAGTTGAAACATATAATTTTATCATCCGTGACCCGGATGGAAAAATCATCAATGCCGGCCTCAAAATCACCATCAGCATCGGCGCTGCCCAATTCGATCCCCAGTGGGACGGTAACGTTCTGGATAAACTTATCGATATGGCTGACCGAGGATTATACAAAGCCAAAGAACTTGGCCGAAACCGTGTGCAAGAATATCCTCCTAATACGGCTGGGATGTACTGCTGA
- a CDS encoding S1 family serine peptidase translates to MRFFRAVFYIAGFTLLVMFLTTTARADVSPAPLTQATARIIGGIETDPSDWPFMAVLVENGETPENGFHCGGSLIAATWVVTAAHCVVSSWGAVSLPNAIDVYLGKHLLSDSNGQKFSVKRVIPHPNYDNDTANNDIALLELSTAAPTSVYTPVKLVAQNDPDNLTTVGTISTAVGWGATNSGGYIYPDELRQVNLPIYDFETAKASYATYGYTLTDTMLPAGYSAGGKDACSGDSGGPLLVPTADNSEYVLAGVTSWGEGCAQPDLPGIWTKISVLASWVTSYTDETVPSYDFSDADNDGVPNVWDECADTPSGTPTDNKGCPAEVTPTVVVIPLFPE, encoded by the coding sequence ATGCGATTTTTTCGCGCTGTTTTCTACATTGCTGGCTTCACGCTCCTGGTAATGTTCTTAACGACCACAGCCCGCGCAGACGTCTCGCCCGCGCCGCTGACACAGGCGACGGCTCGCATTATCGGCGGCATCGAAACCGACCCGAGCGACTGGCCGTTCATGGCTGTTCTCGTCGAAAATGGTGAAACACCAGAAAATGGTTTCCACTGTGGTGGTTCGCTTATTGCGGCAACGTGGGTCGTAACAGCGGCGCACTGTGTCGTTTCCAGCTGGGGAGCCGTCTCTCTTCCCAACGCAATAGACGTGTACCTGGGAAAGCACCTGCTGAGTGACTCGAACGGACAAAAATTCAGTGTCAAACGCGTTATTCCGCATCCCAATTACGATAATGACACCGCAAACAATGACATTGCGCTGTTGGAACTCAGTACAGCCGCTCCAACGTCGGTGTATACGCCGGTCAAACTCGTCGCGCAAAATGATCCGGATAACCTGACAACCGTCGGTACCATATCCACGGCGGTGGGATGGGGTGCGACCAATAGCGGCGGATACATTTACCCCGACGAACTGCGCCAGGTTAACCTGCCCATCTATGATTTCGAAACCGCGAAAGCCTCCTATGCCACTTACGGATACACTTTGACCGATACAATGCTTCCGGCTGGATACAGTGCAGGAGGCAAAGACGCCTGTTCCGGAGATTCGGGGGGACCGCTTCTTGTCCCGACAGCAGATAACTCCGAATATGTTCTGGCAGGAGTCACAAGCTGGGGAGAAGGATGCGCCCAACCCGACCTCCCTGGAATCTGGACCAAAATTTCCGTCCTGGCTTCATGGGTGACTAGTTATACTGACGAAACCGTCCCCTCCTACGACTTCTCCGACGCGGACAATGACGGCGTTCCCAATGTATGGGATGAATGTGCCGATACACCAAGTGGAACCCCCACCGATAATAAAGGGTGTCCAGCTGAAGTTACCCCAACAGTTGTCGTTATTCCGCTTTTCCCGGAATAA
- a CDS encoding M1 family metallopeptidase → MPEKGYVSIQDDIHVPAGSPVHLLLSADIDNFTMTPRAGRPHWIGNPKDRIIDPGPEGGRIRLQYDVHLPSAKTIIPQGIDNPGIYAKPYALPNAVFIPPSQQWHPLVENDDNQFVVTIDTPVPLIAVTSGVFHGVSHHEERNHTTWHVSPQQEPMALVVGPFTTQRQDVVPVPVQTFFLEKNAGLAPRYLKAAQQHLAFYNALFGPYAFGQYGIVENILPTGYGFPSFTLLGSAVLRLPFIPYTSLRHEIAHSWWGNGVLVDTRQGNWCEGLTTYVSDYLAAEEQSSEAATDYRLTVLRDFTELAAHTDLPLSRFISRTSPASRAIGYGKAMFVFHMLRDRVGHDVFYATLAQLYRDRLHRPTTWADIEAAFVSSGTLPQSEATIFFDQWLNRSGGPQLRIDPPQITSKGTTWEIETDIVQTGQVYALRLPYTVTTSASSVQGVLDMQKSRAHLHITTTSPPQTLEIDPNAEVFRVLSPHELGASVNTLKAADRFVVILASHRPDSDRIAATNLAAGLGHPNAVILKEHDVTAKDIEGAAILFFGSPQSNQIGLPQNVFPESGSTKLNAEQDATFIVNKNVTAFPHPIAILTLSPTISPQDLAAVSRKLPHYGKYARLSFLHGNNTAKSIAASASTLRVMLHVSEPDVPKPPSTHDS, encoded by the coding sequence ATGCCGGAAAAAGGATATGTTTCCATCCAAGACGATATCCACGTACCGGCCGGGTCACCTGTTCATCTTCTTTTGTCCGCCGATATCGACAATTTCACCATGACCCCGCGTGCAGGAAGGCCACACTGGATAGGGAATCCCAAAGACCGTATAATCGATCCCGGCCCGGAAGGGGGCCGCATCCGCCTGCAATATGACGTACATCTCCCTTCTGCGAAAACCATTATCCCCCAGGGTATCGACAATCCGGGAATATACGCGAAGCCATATGCCCTGCCGAATGCCGTGTTCATTCCTCCTTCGCAACAATGGCATCCTCTTGTCGAAAACGATGATAATCAGTTTGTCGTCACCATTGATACACCAGTGCCACTTATTGCTGTAACATCCGGCGTATTCCACGGGGTATCTCATCATGAGGAGCGCAATCACACGACGTGGCATGTGTCTCCACAGCAGGAGCCCATGGCGCTGGTTGTTGGCCCGTTTACAACACAACGACAAGACGTAGTCCCTGTTCCCGTTCAGACGTTCTTTCTGGAGAAAAATGCAGGGTTGGCCCCACGATATCTCAAGGCAGCACAACAACATCTCGCATTTTACAACGCACTCTTCGGACCGTACGCCTTCGGACAATACGGGATTGTGGAAAATATTCTCCCGACGGGATATGGTTTCCCCTCATTCACCTTGCTCGGTTCTGCAGTGTTACGTCTGCCGTTTATCCCGTACACCAGTCTTCGTCATGAAATTGCCCATAGTTGGTGGGGAAATGGCGTTCTGGTAGATACGCGCCAAGGAAATTGGTGTGAAGGTTTGACGACGTATGTTTCCGATTATCTCGCCGCGGAAGAGCAATCCTCCGAAGCTGCCACCGATTACCGACTCACGGTATTACGCGACTTTACGGAACTCGCTGCCCATACCGACCTCCCCTTGTCCCGTTTTATATCCCGCACATCGCCAGCCAGTCGGGCCATTGGATACGGCAAAGCCATGTTCGTCTTTCACATGCTGCGAGACCGCGTGGGACATGACGTGTTTTATGCGACATTAGCCCAGCTTTACAGGGATCGGCTTCACCGTCCGACAACGTGGGCCGATATCGAAGCGGCCTTTGTCTCATCCGGCACCCTCCCACAATCTGAAGCGACGATATTTTTTGACCAGTGGTTAAATCGCTCCGGAGGCCCACAACTTCGCATCGATCCTCCTCAAATCACATCAAAGGGAACAACGTGGGAGATTGAAACCGACATCGTGCAAACGGGACAGGTCTATGCATTGCGACTTCCTTATACCGTGACAACATCCGCTTCTTCGGTTCAGGGCGTGCTTGATATGCAAAAGAGTCGTGCACACCTCCACATCACGACGACATCTCCCCCGCAAACGCTTGAAATCGATCCCAATGCCGAAGTATTTCGTGTGCTCTCACCTCACGAGCTCGGCGCTTCTGTCAATACGCTCAAAGCGGCCGATCGTTTCGTCGTCATTCTTGCTTCCCATCGTCCCGATTCGGATCGTATCGCCGCGACCAATCTTGCTGCCGGACTTGGCCACCCCAACGCCGTCATCCTCAAGGAACACGATGTGACCGCAAAAGATATTGAAGGCGCGGCCATCCTCTTTTTTGGTTCCCCACAATCGAATCAAATTGGTTTACCCCAAAATGTGTTCCCGGAATCCGGGTCGACAAAACTCAATGCAGAACAGGACGCCACATTCATCGTAAACAAAAACGTCACTGCATTTCCTCACCCAATTGCGATACTGACCCTGTCTCCGACAATTTCTCCCCAAGACCTTGCCGCCGTATCGCGCAAGCTCCCACACTACGGAAAATATGCCAGACTAAGCTTTTTGCATGGAAACAATACAGCGAAGTCCATTGCCGCATCGGCTTCGACTTTGCGTGTTATGCTGCATGTGTCCGAGCCGGACGTCCCCAAACCACCATCAACACACGATTCATAA
- a CDS encoding ChaN family lipoprotein, with product MPHGLRVILMTGLLCVLILLNGQTNANALQLFDIKTQRPVSIETVAPTLAATQIVSVGERHGSRRDHDALQNILSAVLPHKKQLALGLEMFQHESQSELDAYLDGELDDAGLAAVFERDWGQGFSTVLPLLHFCRDNGIPLLGLNIPRDITRKVAARGFSSLDEDELSELPPITCTINPSYEDFLRSMLGDHHHETRSFTFFCEAQRVWDATFAVNALNYLAENPESTVFILCGSVHAWKPAVPSQIQQRAPETTQIIILPDIPPGAVMTTADGDYVLLDSPQGNP from the coding sequence ATGCCACACGGCTTACGCGTAATATTGATGACAGGCCTACTCTGCGTACTGATACTCCTGAATGGTCAGACGAATGCCAATGCTTTGCAACTGTTTGATATCAAGACGCAGCGCCCTGTCTCTATAGAAACAGTCGCTCCGACATTAGCGGCTACTCAAATCGTTTCCGTGGGAGAACGCCATGGCAGCCGACGAGATCACGACGCACTCCAAAACATCCTGTCGGCCGTGCTTCCTCACAAAAAACAGCTCGCACTCGGGCTCGAGATGTTCCAGCATGAAAGTCAGTCAGAGCTTGATGCCTATCTCGATGGGGAACTTGACGACGCGGGTTTAGCTGCAGTGTTTGAACGAGATTGGGGACAGGGATTTTCAACCGTTTTACCACTGCTCCACTTTTGCCGGGACAATGGCATTCCACTTCTCGGACTCAATATTCCACGTGACATTACACGAAAAGTCGCGGCGCGTGGATTTTCATCGCTCGATGAAGATGAATTGTCCGAACTTCCCCCCATCACCTGTACGATCAATCCATCTTATGAAGATTTTTTACGTTCCATGCTGGGGGATCATCATCATGAAACTCGATCCTTCACATTCTTTTGTGAAGCGCAACGTGTTTGGGATGCCACATTTGCCGTCAATGCTCTGAACTATCTTGCAGAAAACCCGGAAAGTACCGTGTTCATACTCTGTGGCTCAGTCCATGCTTGGAAACCCGCGGTGCCCAGTCAAATACAACAACGCGCTCCAGAAACGACCCAGATTATCATTCTCCCCGACATTCCTCCAGGAGCTGTCATGACGACTGCCGACGGGGACTATGTGTTGCTTGATAGTCCCCAGGGGAATCCATAA
- a CDS encoding methyl-accepting chemotaxis protein, with translation MKSISFARKLTLGFLFAILAAIAILGVANFVQTENALNTLGKSAVKTAVMGLYNAVYVQNQIIQEKVAADVKFVLSEVERLGEPRLDTTELLEQTVVDQSNQSTEQKRIPRLYFGTTSINGNNQLVDRVQSMMGGTATIFEVIPGMLLRVATNVKTADGQRALGTAIPASSPVYKTVMNGETFYGEAFVIDAWYLTAYTPLRDADGQIVAALYVGRKILTPALEKNIAETHLGGNGYAFVFRSDGSFVEHPDEKVLKESNIKDFSFGEEFLKVKDAFVEYQFKGEDKVAYIYYFEPWDWHIAFNLSRTEMLMGMDKKMLTSGAISALVALVLALIVSYLLVRGVMRQLGDDPKVIADMATRVASGDLDIEFQERKVIPGSIYAAMQQVVYAEHNVAEAMARVSIGDLSVETAPRSENDMLLSSLTAMVNAERDVAGIAEKLSNGDLRVHVEVRSDDDALMQSLSLMVSRLDQVVMGIKAGSEEIASGSEELSATAESLSQGATEQAASVEESSASMEEMSAGIQHNADNSRQTEVIAQQAANHAEESGRAVSEAMGAMKEIAEKISIIEEIARQTDLLALNAAIEAARAGEQGKGFAVVASEVRKLAERSQAAAGEINELSMKSTNVAERASKMLENLVPDIKKTADLVQEITAASTEQSSGASQINNALQQLDQVVQQNSAASEELASTSMELSNQAQQLRRAVGFFQTDDSVQRRSPSRTVKARVDRPKKKITSFKPTESKTVRTSTSGIAIDMGRDNEDADFERF, from the coding sequence ATGAAATCCATCAGTTTTGCTCGGAAGCTTACTTTGGGGTTTTTGTTTGCCATATTGGCAGCCATTGCTATTTTAGGCGTTGCAAATTTTGTCCAAACTGAAAATGCATTGAATACATTGGGAAAATCGGCAGTTAAGACAGCGGTCATGGGGTTGTATAATGCTGTTTATGTGCAGAATCAGATTATTCAAGAGAAGGTTGCTGCAGATGTGAAATTTGTTCTTTCGGAAGTGGAGCGTTTGGGGGAGCCGCGTTTGGATACGACGGAGCTGTTGGAGCAGACCGTTGTTGATCAATCCAATCAGAGCACCGAGCAAAAGCGTATTCCACGCCTCTATTTCGGAACCACGTCCATCAATGGAAATAACCAGCTTGTTGATCGTGTTCAATCCATGATGGGAGGAACGGCTACTATTTTTGAAGTCATCCCCGGCATGCTTTTGCGCGTTGCAACCAATGTCAAAACTGCAGATGGGCAACGTGCTTTAGGGACGGCCATTCCTGCGTCGAGCCCGGTGTATAAAACCGTCATGAACGGAGAGACTTTTTACGGTGAGGCCTTTGTGATCGATGCGTGGTATCTTACAGCGTATACCCCGCTTCGTGATGCTGATGGCCAAATCGTCGCAGCCTTGTACGTGGGGCGCAAGATTTTAACGCCGGCACTGGAAAAGAACATTGCTGAAACACATTTGGGCGGCAATGGGTACGCGTTTGTTTTTCGCTCCGATGGCAGTTTTGTGGAGCATCCTGACGAAAAAGTCCTCAAAGAAAGCAACATCAAGGATTTCAGCTTTGGGGAAGAATTTTTGAAGGTCAAAGACGCGTTTGTTGAATATCAGTTCAAGGGCGAAGATAAGGTCGCGTATATTTATTATTTTGAGCCATGGGATTGGCATATCGCTTTTAATTTGTCGCGCACGGAAATGTTGATGGGCATGGATAAGAAGATGCTCACATCCGGAGCGATCAGTGCTCTTGTCGCGTTAGTATTAGCGCTGATCGTCTCGTATCTTCTTGTACGCGGTGTCATGCGTCAACTTGGCGATGACCCCAAAGTGATTGCCGATATGGCCACACGCGTTGCTTCCGGCGATCTCGATATTGAATTTCAAGAACGTAAAGTCATTCCGGGTAGTATTTATGCCGCTATGCAGCAAGTTGTGTATGCAGAGCATAATGTTGCTGAAGCGATGGCACGCGTCAGTATCGGCGATTTAAGCGTGGAAACGGCACCGCGTTCAGAAAACGATATGCTGCTGAGCTCTCTGACAGCCATGGTGAATGCCGAACGTGACGTGGCTGGAATAGCCGAGAAGTTGTCGAATGGTGATTTGCGTGTTCATGTCGAAGTTCGTTCCGATGATGATGCTCTTATGCAATCGCTGTCCCTTATGGTCTCACGACTTGATCAAGTGGTGATGGGGATCAAAGCCGGGTCGGAAGAAATTGCGTCCGGATCGGAAGAGTTGTCGGCCACTGCGGAAAGTTTGTCTCAGGGAGCGACGGAACAGGCGGCGAGTGTAGAAGAATCGTCCGCTTCCATGGAAGAAATGTCGGCAGGCATTCAACATAACGCGGACAACTCTCGCCAGACCGAAGTGATTGCGCAGCAGGCAGCCAATCATGCCGAGGAATCGGGCAGGGCCGTGTCTGAAGCCATGGGAGCGATGAAGGAAATTGCCGAAAAGATTTCCATTATCGAAGAAATCGCTCGGCAAACGGACTTATTAGCCTTGAATGCTGCTATTGAAGCGGCGCGAGCAGGCGAACAAGGCAAAGGGTTTGCTGTCGTGGCGTCTGAAGTCCGTAAGCTGGCTGAACGTTCCCAGGCTGCGGCCGGTGAAATCAATGAATTATCGATGAAAAGCACCAATGTGGCGGAACGTGCAAGCAAGATGCTTGAGAATCTCGTTCCCGACATTAAGAAGACCGCCGATCTCGTTCAGGAGATCACCGCAGCTAGTACGGAACAATCCTCGGGAGCCAGTCAGATCAACAATGCATTACAGCAACTTGATCAAGTTGTTCAGCAAAATTCGGCGGCATCAGAAGAACTTGCATCCACGTCAATGGAATTATCCAATCAAGCACAGCAATTACGTCGAGCTGTCGGCTTTTTCCAAACCGATGACTCCGTGCAACGTCGTTCTCCTTCTCGAACCGTGAAGGCTCGTGTTGATCGACCGAAAAAAAAGATCACCTCGTTTAAGCCCACGGAAAGTAAAACGGTGAGAACATCAACAAGTGGAATCGCAATCGATATGGGGCGAGACAACGAAGATGCCGATTTCGAACGGTTTTAA
- a CDS encoding EAL and HDOD domain-containing protein yields the protein MQIPLSSYEPVFIARQPIFNRGLKVWGYELLFRRGTENVANVIDEDKATAKVIVDGYTLARSSMDQAARVLINFPENLILSGAAKALSKNDCIVEILEHVHPTNDVLQALADLKDKGFKLALDDFFGEPSMAPFLRLADIVKVDILGKSPDQICELFDTLQHSGRVLLAEKVETKEEFKLTKSLGFHLFQGYYFSKPEIVPGRKISAGNAGKLRLLGELTHDDINIDHLARIVSEDISLSYRLLQYINSARFSMRSKVNSIKQAVIRLGLNPLREWLMLVAMSDMAPSPRTKELAKLSATRGKFFELLGQNAPLAFKPESLFLLGLLSKLDTLLGQPMSQTIKSMPLADDIRDALNGEKNEARQFLDMVQFLERGLFDDASRILHRLSIPADRTALFHADAQQWAHEIISLAPEPSPGNNEKH from the coding sequence ATGCAGATTCCTCTTTCTTCCTATGAGCCTGTCTTTATTGCCAGACAGCCTATTTTCAATCGAGGTCTGAAGGTTTGGGGATATGAACTGCTTTTTCGGCGAGGAACTGAGAATGTCGCTAACGTTATAGACGAAGACAAGGCAACAGCCAAAGTCATTGTCGATGGCTATACTCTTGCTCGATCCAGCATGGATCAGGCCGCCCGGGTGCTAATCAATTTTCCGGAAAACCTCATTCTATCTGGGGCAGCCAAAGCACTCTCCAAAAACGACTGTATCGTGGAAATTCTTGAGCACGTGCACCCGACAAACGACGTGCTTCAAGCTCTTGCCGACCTGAAAGATAAGGGGTTTAAGCTCGCACTCGATGACTTTTTCGGCGAACCGTCTATGGCTCCGTTTTTACGTTTAGCAGACATCGTCAAAGTCGATATCCTCGGCAAGTCACCGGACCAAATTTGTGAATTGTTCGATACGCTACAACACAGTGGGCGAGTGCTTTTAGCTGAGAAAGTCGAAACAAAAGAAGAGTTTAAATTGACCAAGTCGTTAGGATTCCATCTTTTTCAAGGATATTATTTCAGCAAACCTGAAATTGTTCCCGGCCGCAAAATTTCGGCTGGCAATGCGGGAAAACTTCGGCTTTTGGGTGAACTCACGCACGACGACATCAATATCGACCACCTTGCGCGCATTGTTTCAGAAGATATTTCACTGAGTTATCGTCTCCTCCAATACATCAATTCAGCCCGGTTTTCCATGCGGAGCAAAGTGAATTCAATAAAACAAGCCGTCATCAGACTAGGACTCAATCCGTTACGGGAATGGCTGATGCTCGTTGCCATGTCAGACATGGCACCATCTCCTCGAACAAAGGAACTCGCGAAGCTCTCCGCAACACGCGGTAAATTTTTCGAATTGCTCGGCCAAAATGCTCCCCTTGCCTTCAAACCTGAGAGCCTGTTCTTACTTGGTTTGCTGTCCAAACTTGATACATTGCTTGGCCAACCCATGTCCCAGACCATAAAATCTATGCCCCTGGCCGATGATATTCGCGACGCACTCAACGGAGAAAAAAACGAAGCGCGGCAATTTCTCGACATGGTACAATTTCTCGAAAGAGGACTCTTTGATGATGCAAGCCGTATCCTGCATCGACTTTCCATCCCCGCAGATCGAACAGCGTTGTTCCACGCCGACGCGCAACAGTGGGCTCATGAGATCATTAGTCTGGCACCGGAACCATCCCCAGGTAACAACGAGAAACATTGA
- a CDS encoding HD-GYP domain-containing protein, which translates to MTTDVHKSMFTEIHGTLLVVDDVSATVETLSDVLGGRVGSLSIRRVETVHAAQALLDENRQSCAPVLILVNVHIGADLKNGLGVLSNLIHSESASGRPILALVNRTNDDALTRCLEMGAADVLGLPLNRLEVAARLGTYLRLAATSETLNGCIEDDEALAEHDALFDLAAYASVGADWEREADEHLRRVRAYTSLLGRKCGMSREESELLGLAGTLYDIGKTGIDDNILLKPGKLTQAERIIIQKHCEIGAKSLEGGNSELLETAKVIAFTHHERWDGSGYPSGLTGEEIPLPGRIVGLVDVFEALTSKRPHKEAWSIQKAAETIREARGTQFDPYLTDIFLEHLDEIQSIRLSLTEHDADTLEPVS; encoded by the coding sequence GTGACGACTGACGTACACAAAAGTATGTTTACGGAAATACACGGAACCCTCCTTGTCGTCGATGATGTCTCCGCTACCGTGGAAACATTATCCGATGTACTTGGAGGACGAGTCGGGTCGCTCTCGATTCGACGTGTAGAAACAGTACATGCTGCACAGGCATTGCTTGATGAGAATCGGCAGAGTTGCGCTCCTGTCCTCATTCTCGTCAACGTCCACATCGGTGCAGATCTCAAAAATGGCCTCGGCGTTCTTTCCAACCTCATTCATAGCGAAAGTGCTTCCGGTCGCCCCATTCTCGCACTTGTCAATCGCACCAATGACGATGCGCTCACCCGATGTTTGGAAATGGGAGCAGCCGATGTTCTCGGCTTACCACTCAATCGACTTGAGGTCGCAGCGCGCCTTGGTACGTACCTGCGCCTAGCGGCCACGTCCGAAACACTCAATGGCTGCATTGAAGACGATGAAGCCCTCGCTGAACACGATGCCTTGTTCGATCTTGCCGCCTATGCATCGGTCGGTGCTGATTGGGAACGGGAAGCGGACGAACACCTTCGTCGAGTGCGCGCCTATACCAGTTTGCTCGGTCGAAAATGCGGCATGTCACGAGAAGAAAGCGAATTACTCGGTCTCGCTGGAACATTGTATGACATCGGCAAAACCGGGATCGACGACAACATACTCCTCAAACCGGGAAAACTCACCCAGGCAGAACGCATAATCATTCAAAAACATTGCGAGATTGGCGCCAAAAGCCTTGAGGGTGGAAACTCCGAATTACTCGAAACAGCAAAAGTAATCGCGTTTACCCACCATGAACGTTGGGATGGATCTGGATATCCGTCCGGTCTGACCGGAGAAGAAATCCCCTTACCGGGACGTATCGTGGGGCTTGTCGACGTCTTCGAAGCCCTCACCTCCAAACGCCCTCACAAAGAAGCCTGGTCCATACAGAAAGCTGCCGAGACCATACGGGAAGCCCGTGGAACACAATTTGACCCGTATTTGACCGATATCTTTCTGGAACATCTTGATGAAATCCAATCAATTCGGCTCTCGCTCACAGAACACGACGCAGACACCCTGGAACCTGTGAGTTAG